Proteins encoded together in one Macadamia integrifolia cultivar HAES 741 chromosome 8, SCU_Mint_v3, whole genome shotgun sequence window:
- the LOC122087597 gene encoding ENHANCER OF AG-4 protein 2-like isoform X3 has translation MDGVDAEVNGQSQTETIERKESTSNEASGDAGYGLERCSSRRSETDDMDIKPCVSSNTEQRSSQMLSVKKRSELSNNGTDFPKKEVPSVSRQNGPSPLKEISGDKDRDGENIHPDAEESSPSGPVDGESDGSPPLALSVSRKHTGGGRKAKNMVIESKRKQKAAVEVGKKTTSRLPKHNDSDSEGNIGLHDSGVHLQGGGQNKISPCDNIKDLHDDELRSDLDLNNEKKDKSMVKAKKQMRADILEPCDVGNVAIDNTKERGKDEQLFSGDHRKKRTQLGHKMHKLATNEDPHPAKRPKRVVVGEDTTKKSVTKSIRNDSLSPGVVDKSNKPIESKKSSSRVKAESCAASKTETFSVGNNLPSDEAVLPLTKRRRRALEAMTDCATDAAGGKAQKSYDIHKNNVSNSDCDRSPSIQFHSKRRAVCQFDDHNDQEKLKTPVHGELINLSKDVPSQISGSSQNTHHENLNHAQPNVRDGMDKEHLDCAGPGESPSKDGKSSVRLLHDPLSPKLKQNEEKRLRKPMAAQVSHSPDKLESQKSSAKEGKPTLVSPKDGLATSMKQVEHKTIKLQTKASSTTSRKPQVGSAKGSGLGSDCLNHSSNQGTIQRSRPALSAEKAKINLKTNPLMNDTAILEYSTLNDSQLGERSNVIGDDIAASSLTDTKFADSATSLKHLIAAAQAKRKLAYSQSLSHDNPIPTFISTATVVQERSPSPASAVQTFLSGTTHAMQQDAKGFYARLSLASPSPHAHQVASQNQLEHEDPEEGRVSSGQRAPNGSLSGGTEAVVARDAFEGMIETLSRTKESIGRATRLAIDCAKYGIANEVGGTEEYIFHIIFCLFRCLFLHFM, from the exons ATGGATGGTGTAGATGCTGAAGTGAATGGTCAGAGTCAGACTGAGACAATTGAACGGAAGGAAAGCACAAGTAATGAGGCCTCGGGTGATGCAGGTTATGGTCTGGAACGCTGTTCAAGTAGACGGTCTGAGACTGATGATATGGATATTAAGCCTTGTGTCTCATCTAATACAGAGCAAAGATCATCTCAAATGTTATCTGTCAAGAAGAGGAGTGAATTATCCAATAATGGCACAGATTTTCCTAAGAAAGAGGTACCATCTGTATCCAGGCAGAATGGTCCTTCTCCACTTAAAGAAATCTCTGGTGATAAGGATAGAGATGGGGAGAATATTCACCCTGATGCTGAAGAAAGTTCTCCTTCTGGCCCTGTTGATGGAGAAAGTGATGGTTCCCCGCCTTTAGCTTTGTCTGTTTCCCGGAAGCACACTGGTGGAGGACGGAAGGCAAAGAATATGGTTATAGAATCAAAGAGGAAGCAGAAGGCTGCAGTAGAAGTAGGAAAAAAGACTACTTCAAGGCTACCTAAGCATAATGACTCTGATTCAGAAGGCAATATTGGTCTTCATGACTCTGGAGTACATTTACAAGGTGGAGGACAAAACAAAATTTCTCCATGTGATAACATTAAGGATTTGCATGATGATGAGTTGAGATCAGATTTAGATCTCAACAATGAAAAGAAGGACAAAAGCATGGTAAAAGCTAAAAAACAGATGAGAGCAGACATACTTGAACCATGTGATGTTGGCAATGTTGCTATAGACAATACTAAGGAGCGGGGCAAGGATGAGCAATTATTTTCTGGAGATCATAGGAAGAAGAGAACCCAGCTTGGACATAAAATGCATAAGTTGGCTACAAATGAGGATCCACATCCAGCCAAAAGACCAAAGCGGGTGGTTGTTGGTGAGGATACCACCAAGAAATCTGTTACTAAAAGCATAAGGAATGATTCTCTGAGTCCGGGTGTTGTTGACAAAAGCAATAAACCTATAGAGAGTAAAAAGTCATCTTCACGTGTTAAGGCTGAAAGCTGTGCGGCTTCTAAAACTGAAACATTTAGTGTTGGAAACAACTTACCAAGTGATGAAGCTGTTCTGCCCTTGACAAAGCGCCGTCGTCGGGCATTGGAGGCAATGACTGATTGTGCCACAGACGCTGCTGGGGGTAAAGCACAAAAGAGTTATGACATCCATAAGAATAATGTTTCAAACTCGGATTGTGACAGGTCTCCTTCTATCCAATTCCACTCAAAACGAAGAGCTGTCTGTCAGTTTGATGATCATAATGACCAAGAAAAGCTCAAAACTCCTGTTCACGGAGAACTGATCAACTTGTCGAAGGATGTGCCTTCACAAATCTCTGGTTCTTCTCAGAACACACATCATGAAAATCTCAATCATGCTCAGCCGAATGTTAGAGATGGCATGGATAAAGAACATTTGGACTGTGCTGGACCAGGTGAGAGCCCTTCAAAGGATGGAAAATCCTCTGTCAGACTTCTTCATGATCCTCTATCACCCAAATTGAagcaaaatgaagagaaaaggcTGAGAAAGCCAATGGCAGCACAGGTTTCTCATAGTCCTGATAAATTGGAATCACAGAAATCTTCTGCCAAGGAGGGTAAGCCAACATTGGTCTCTCCTAAGGATGGGTTGGCTACTTCTATGAAGCAAGTGGAGCACAAAACCATCAAGCTCCAAACTAAAGCATCCAGCACCACTTCTAGAAAGCCTCAGGTTGGGTCTGCCAAAGGTTCAGGCCTGGGTTCTGATTGTTTAAACCATTCTTCTAATCAAGGAACAATCCAGAGAAGCAGGCCAGCCTTATCTGCAGAAAAGGCTAAGATAAATTTAAAGACTAATCCACTGATGAATGATACTGCTATTCTGGAGTACTCTACCCTGAATGATTCTCAGCTTGGGGAACG aTCGAATGTCATTGGTGATGATATAGCTGCTAGTTCGTTGACTGATACCAAGTTTGCAGATTCTGCCACGTCTTTGAAACATCTTATTGCTGCTGCGCAAGCGAAAAGAAAACTTGCATATTCACAATCTCTTTCTCATGATAATCCTATTCCAACATTTATTTCCACCGCTACAGTGGTTCAGGAAAGAAGCCCCAGTCCTGCTTCTGCAGTTCAGACCTTCCTGTCTGGCACCACCCATGCTATGCAGCAGGATGCAAAGGGATTTTATGCTCGCTTATCCCTTGCTTCTCCATCTCCTCATGCTCATCAAGTTGCATCACAAAATCAACTGGAACATGAAGATCCTGAAGAGGGAAGGGTTAGTTCAGGACAGAGGGCGCCTAATGGGTCACTAAGTGGTGGTACAGAGGCAGTTGTTGCACGAGATGCTTTTGAAGGAATGATAGAAACATTGTCAAGGACAAAGGAAAGTATTGGACGTGCAACCCGTCTAGCAATTGATTGTGCAAAGTATGGAATCGCCAATGAGGTTGGTGGTACTGAGGAGtatatttttcatataattttttgcCTTTTCCGGTgcttatttctccattttatgtAG
- the LOC122087597 gene encoding ENHANCER OF AG-4 protein 2-like isoform X2, with translation MHIAFVAPADIQVFTSEARNKLSARCQGKTVRDFARAVKEICEAFEELQQKNLGPCKDDTDKTALGSSLPMDGVDAEVNGQSQTETIERKESTSNEASGDAGYGLERCSSRRSETDDMDIKPCVSSNTEQRSSQMLSVKKRSELSNNGTDFPKKEVPSVSRQNGPSPLKEISGDKDRDGENIHPDAEESSPSGPVDGESDGSPPLALSVSRKHTGGGRKAKNMVIESKRKQKAAVEVGKKTTSRLPKHNDSDSEGNIGLHDSGVHLQGGGQNKISPCDNIKDLHDDELRSDLDLNNEKKDKSMVKAKKQMRADILEPCDVGNVAIDNTKERGKDEQLFSGDHRKKRTQLGHKMHKLATNEDPHPAKRPKRVVVGEDTTKKSVTKSIRNDSLSPGVVDKSNKPIESKKSSSRVKAESCAASKTETFSVGNNLPSDEAVLPLTKRRRRALEAMTDCATDAAGGKAQKSYDIHKNNVSNSDCDRSPSIQFHSKRRAVCQFDDHNDQEKLKTPVHGELINLSKDVPSQISGSSQNTHHENLNHAQPNVRDGMDKEHLDCAGPGESPSKDGKSSVRLLHDPLSPKLKQNEEKRLRKPMAAQVSHSPDKLESQKSSAKEGKPTLVSPKDGLATSMKQVEHKTIKLQTKASSTTSRKPQVGSAKGSGLGSDCLNHSSNQGTIQRSRPALSAEKAKINLKTNPLMNDTAILEYSTLNDSQLGERSNVIGDDIAASSLTDTKFADSATSLKHLIAAAQAKRKLAYSQSLSHDNPIPTFISTATVVQERSPSPASAVQTFLSGTTHAMQQDAKGFYARLSLASPSPHAHQVASQNQLEHEDPEEGRVSSGQRAPNGSLSGGTEAVVARDAFEGMIETLSRTKESIGRATRLAIDCAKYGIANEVGGTEEYIFHIIFCLFRCLFLHFM, from the exons ATGCACAT TGCTTTTGTTGCCCCTGCTGATATTCAGGTATTTACAAGTGAGGCAAGGAATAAGTTGTCTGCTAGGTGTCAAGGTAAGACTGTCAGAGATTTTGCTCGTGCAGTGAAGGAGATCTGTGAGGCTTTTGAAGAATTACAGCAGAAGAACTTGGGCCCTTGTAAAGATGATACTGATAAGACAGCCCTTGGCTCCTCACTTCCAATGGATGGTGTAGATGCTGAAGTGAATGGTCAGAGTCAGACTGAGACAATTGAACGGAAGGAAAGCACAAGTAATGAGGCCTCGGGTGATGCAGGTTATGGTCTGGAACGCTGTTCAAGTAGACGGTCTGAGACTGATGATATGGATATTAAGCCTTGTGTCTCATCTAATACAGAGCAAAGATCATCTCAAATGTTATCTGTCAAGAAGAGGAGTGAATTATCCAATAATGGCACAGATTTTCCTAAGAAAGAGGTACCATCTGTATCCAGGCAGAATGGTCCTTCTCCACTTAAAGAAATCTCTGGTGATAAGGATAGAGATGGGGAGAATATTCACCCTGATGCTGAAGAAAGTTCTCCTTCTGGCCCTGTTGATGGAGAAAGTGATGGTTCCCCGCCTTTAGCTTTGTCTGTTTCCCGGAAGCACACTGGTGGAGGACGGAAGGCAAAGAATATGGTTATAGAATCAAAGAGGAAGCAGAAGGCTGCAGTAGAAGTAGGAAAAAAGACTACTTCAAGGCTACCTAAGCATAATGACTCTGATTCAGAAGGCAATATTGGTCTTCATGACTCTGGAGTACATTTACAAGGTGGAGGACAAAACAAAATTTCTCCATGTGATAACATTAAGGATTTGCATGATGATGAGTTGAGATCAGATTTAGATCTCAACAATGAAAAGAAGGACAAAAGCATGGTAAAAGCTAAAAAACAGATGAGAGCAGACATACTTGAACCATGTGATGTTGGCAATGTTGCTATAGACAATACTAAGGAGCGGGGCAAGGATGAGCAATTATTTTCTGGAGATCATAGGAAGAAGAGAACCCAGCTTGGACATAAAATGCATAAGTTGGCTACAAATGAGGATCCACATCCAGCCAAAAGACCAAAGCGGGTGGTTGTTGGTGAGGATACCACCAAGAAATCTGTTACTAAAAGCATAAGGAATGATTCTCTGAGTCCGGGTGTTGTTGACAAAAGCAATAAACCTATAGAGAGTAAAAAGTCATCTTCACGTGTTAAGGCTGAAAGCTGTGCGGCTTCTAAAACTGAAACATTTAGTGTTGGAAACAACTTACCAAGTGATGAAGCTGTTCTGCCCTTGACAAAGCGCCGTCGTCGGGCATTGGAGGCAATGACTGATTGTGCCACAGACGCTGCTGGGGGTAAAGCACAAAAGAGTTATGACATCCATAAGAATAATGTTTCAAACTCGGATTGTGACAGGTCTCCTTCTATCCAATTCCACTCAAAACGAAGAGCTGTCTGTCAGTTTGATGATCATAATGACCAAGAAAAGCTCAAAACTCCTGTTCACGGAGAACTGATCAACTTGTCGAAGGATGTGCCTTCACAAATCTCTGGTTCTTCTCAGAACACACATCATGAAAATCTCAATCATGCTCAGCCGAATGTTAGAGATGGCATGGATAAAGAACATTTGGACTGTGCTGGACCAGGTGAGAGCCCTTCAAAGGATGGAAAATCCTCTGTCAGACTTCTTCATGATCCTCTATCACCCAAATTGAagcaaaatgaagagaaaaggcTGAGAAAGCCAATGGCAGCACAGGTTTCTCATAGTCCTGATAAATTGGAATCACAGAAATCTTCTGCCAAGGAGGGTAAGCCAACATTGGTCTCTCCTAAGGATGGGTTGGCTACTTCTATGAAGCAAGTGGAGCACAAAACCATCAAGCTCCAAACTAAAGCATCCAGCACCACTTCTAGAAAGCCTCAGGTTGGGTCTGCCAAAGGTTCAGGCCTGGGTTCTGATTGTTTAAACCATTCTTCTAATCAAGGAACAATCCAGAGAAGCAGGCCAGCCTTATCTGCAGAAAAGGCTAAGATAAATTTAAAGACTAATCCACTGATGAATGATACTGCTATTCTGGAGTACTCTACCCTGAATGATTCTCAGCTTGGGGAACG aTCGAATGTCATTGGTGATGATATAGCTGCTAGTTCGTTGACTGATACCAAGTTTGCAGATTCTGCCACGTCTTTGAAACATCTTATTGCTGCTGCGCAAGCGAAAAGAAAACTTGCATATTCACAATCTCTTTCTCATGATAATCCTATTCCAACATTTATTTCCACCGCTACAGTGGTTCAGGAAAGAAGCCCCAGTCCTGCTTCTGCAGTTCAGACCTTCCTGTCTGGCACCACCCATGCTATGCAGCAGGATGCAAAGGGATTTTATGCTCGCTTATCCCTTGCTTCTCCATCTCCTCATGCTCATCAAGTTGCATCACAAAATCAACTGGAACATGAAGATCCTGAAGAGGGAAGGGTTAGTTCAGGACAGAGGGCGCCTAATGGGTCACTAAGTGGTGGTACAGAGGCAGTTGTTGCACGAGATGCTTTTGAAGGAATGATAGAAACATTGTCAAGGACAAAGGAAAGTATTGGACGTGCAACCCGTCTAGCAATTGATTGTGCAAAGTATGGAATCGCCAATGAGGTTGGTGGTACTGAGGAGtatatttttcatataattttttgcCTTTTCCGGTgcttatttctccattttatgtAG
- the LOC122087597 gene encoding ENHANCER OF AG-4 protein 2-like isoform X1 has product MAPGRKRGASKAKAKSQLSLGDLVLAKVKGFPAWPAKISRPEDWERTPDPRKYFVQFFGTEEIAFVAPADIQVFTSEARNKLSARCQGKTVRDFARAVKEICEAFEELQQKNLGPCKDDTDKTALGSSLPMDGVDAEVNGQSQTETIERKESTSNEASGDAGYGLERCSSRRSETDDMDIKPCVSSNTEQRSSQMLSVKKRSELSNNGTDFPKKEVPSVSRQNGPSPLKEISGDKDRDGENIHPDAEESSPSGPVDGESDGSPPLALSVSRKHTGGGRKAKNMVIESKRKQKAAVEVGKKTTSRLPKHNDSDSEGNIGLHDSGVHLQGGGQNKISPCDNIKDLHDDELRSDLDLNNEKKDKSMVKAKKQMRADILEPCDVGNVAIDNTKERGKDEQLFSGDHRKKRTQLGHKMHKLATNEDPHPAKRPKRVVVGEDTTKKSVTKSIRNDSLSPGVVDKSNKPIESKKSSSRVKAESCAASKTETFSVGNNLPSDEAVLPLTKRRRRALEAMTDCATDAAGGKAQKSYDIHKNNVSNSDCDRSPSIQFHSKRRAVCQFDDHNDQEKLKTPVHGELINLSKDVPSQISGSSQNTHHENLNHAQPNVRDGMDKEHLDCAGPGESPSKDGKSSVRLLHDPLSPKLKQNEEKRLRKPMAAQVSHSPDKLESQKSSAKEGKPTLVSPKDGLATSMKQVEHKTIKLQTKASSTTSRKPQVGSAKGSGLGSDCLNHSSNQGTIQRSRPALSAEKAKINLKTNPLMNDTAILEYSTLNDSQLGERSNVIGDDIAASSLTDTKFADSATSLKHLIAAAQAKRKLAYSQSLSHDNPIPTFISTATVVQERSPSPASAVQTFLSGTTHAMQQDAKGFYARLSLASPSPHAHQVASQNQLEHEDPEEGRVSSGQRAPNGSLSGGTEAVVARDAFEGMIETLSRTKESIGRATRLAIDCAKYGIANEVGGTEEYIFHIIFCLFRCLFLHFM; this is encoded by the exons TGCTTTTGTTGCCCCTGCTGATATTCAGGTATTTACAAGTGAGGCAAGGAATAAGTTGTCTGCTAGGTGTCAAGGTAAGACTGTCAGAGATTTTGCTCGTGCAGTGAAGGAGATCTGTGAGGCTTTTGAAGAATTACAGCAGAAGAACTTGGGCCCTTGTAAAGATGATACTGATAAGACAGCCCTTGGCTCCTCACTTCCAATGGATGGTGTAGATGCTGAAGTGAATGGTCAGAGTCAGACTGAGACAATTGAACGGAAGGAAAGCACAAGTAATGAGGCCTCGGGTGATGCAGGTTATGGTCTGGAACGCTGTTCAAGTAGACGGTCTGAGACTGATGATATGGATATTAAGCCTTGTGTCTCATCTAATACAGAGCAAAGATCATCTCAAATGTTATCTGTCAAGAAGAGGAGTGAATTATCCAATAATGGCACAGATTTTCCTAAGAAAGAGGTACCATCTGTATCCAGGCAGAATGGTCCTTCTCCACTTAAAGAAATCTCTGGTGATAAGGATAGAGATGGGGAGAATATTCACCCTGATGCTGAAGAAAGTTCTCCTTCTGGCCCTGTTGATGGAGAAAGTGATGGTTCCCCGCCTTTAGCTTTGTCTGTTTCCCGGAAGCACACTGGTGGAGGACGGAAGGCAAAGAATATGGTTATAGAATCAAAGAGGAAGCAGAAGGCTGCAGTAGAAGTAGGAAAAAAGACTACTTCAAGGCTACCTAAGCATAATGACTCTGATTCAGAAGGCAATATTGGTCTTCATGACTCTGGAGTACATTTACAAGGTGGAGGACAAAACAAAATTTCTCCATGTGATAACATTAAGGATTTGCATGATGATGAGTTGAGATCAGATTTAGATCTCAACAATGAAAAGAAGGACAAAAGCATGGTAAAAGCTAAAAAACAGATGAGAGCAGACATACTTGAACCATGTGATGTTGGCAATGTTGCTATAGACAATACTAAGGAGCGGGGCAAGGATGAGCAATTATTTTCTGGAGATCATAGGAAGAAGAGAACCCAGCTTGGACATAAAATGCATAAGTTGGCTACAAATGAGGATCCACATCCAGCCAAAAGACCAAAGCGGGTGGTTGTTGGTGAGGATACCACCAAGAAATCTGTTACTAAAAGCATAAGGAATGATTCTCTGAGTCCGGGTGTTGTTGACAAAAGCAATAAACCTATAGAGAGTAAAAAGTCATCTTCACGTGTTAAGGCTGAAAGCTGTGCGGCTTCTAAAACTGAAACATTTAGTGTTGGAAACAACTTACCAAGTGATGAAGCTGTTCTGCCCTTGACAAAGCGCCGTCGTCGGGCATTGGAGGCAATGACTGATTGTGCCACAGACGCTGCTGGGGGTAAAGCACAAAAGAGTTATGACATCCATAAGAATAATGTTTCAAACTCGGATTGTGACAGGTCTCCTTCTATCCAATTCCACTCAAAACGAAGAGCTGTCTGTCAGTTTGATGATCATAATGACCAAGAAAAGCTCAAAACTCCTGTTCACGGAGAACTGATCAACTTGTCGAAGGATGTGCCTTCACAAATCTCTGGTTCTTCTCAGAACACACATCATGAAAATCTCAATCATGCTCAGCCGAATGTTAGAGATGGCATGGATAAAGAACATTTGGACTGTGCTGGACCAGGTGAGAGCCCTTCAAAGGATGGAAAATCCTCTGTCAGACTTCTTCATGATCCTCTATCACCCAAATTGAagcaaaatgaagagaaaaggcTGAGAAAGCCAATGGCAGCACAGGTTTCTCATAGTCCTGATAAATTGGAATCACAGAAATCTTCTGCCAAGGAGGGTAAGCCAACATTGGTCTCTCCTAAGGATGGGTTGGCTACTTCTATGAAGCAAGTGGAGCACAAAACCATCAAGCTCCAAACTAAAGCATCCAGCACCACTTCTAGAAAGCCTCAGGTTGGGTCTGCCAAAGGTTCAGGCCTGGGTTCTGATTGTTTAAACCATTCTTCTAATCAAGGAACAATCCAGAGAAGCAGGCCAGCCTTATCTGCAGAAAAGGCTAAGATAAATTTAAAGACTAATCCACTGATGAATGATACTGCTATTCTGGAGTACTCTACCCTGAATGATTCTCAGCTTGGGGAACG aTCGAATGTCATTGGTGATGATATAGCTGCTAGTTCGTTGACTGATACCAAGTTTGCAGATTCTGCCACGTCTTTGAAACATCTTATTGCTGCTGCGCAAGCGAAAAGAAAACTTGCATATTCACAATCTCTTTCTCATGATAATCCTATTCCAACATTTATTTCCACCGCTACAGTGGTTCAGGAAAGAAGCCCCAGTCCTGCTTCTGCAGTTCAGACCTTCCTGTCTGGCACCACCCATGCTATGCAGCAGGATGCAAAGGGATTTTATGCTCGCTTATCCCTTGCTTCTCCATCTCCTCATGCTCATCAAGTTGCATCACAAAATCAACTGGAACATGAAGATCCTGAAGAGGGAAGGGTTAGTTCAGGACAGAGGGCGCCTAATGGGTCACTAAGTGGTGGTACAGAGGCAGTTGTTGCACGAGATGCTTTTGAAGGAATGATAGAAACATTGTCAAGGACAAAGGAAAGTATTGGACGTGCAACCCGTCTAGCAATTGATTGTGCAAAGTATGGAATCGCCAATGAGGTTGGTGGTACTGAGGAGtatatttttcatataattttttgcCTTTTCCGGTgcttatttctccattttatgtAG